Proteins from one Fusobacterium periodonticum 1_1_41FAA genomic window:
- a CDS encoding formylglycine-generating enzyme family protein, whose protein sequence is MKKLEDFQKEYMIFVRGGKYKKKVFNLEVCKYPVTQSMWENIMGYNPSGFKGVNKPVEIVNWWEVLKFCNKLSEKYNLKPVYDLSQEEKGILKIIHLDGEIVEEDKSDFKKTEGFRLPTEAEWEWFARGGQKAIDEGTFDYKYSGSNNIDEVAWYYENSGAKNKEGRTQNVGLKEANQLGLYDCSGNVWEWCYDMPDDESIEDGIVYRKLKGGAWISNLELCQNFFCTTENAIFEDVDIGFCIVRTIH, encoded by the coding sequence ATGAAAAAATTAGAAGATTTTCAAAAGGAATATATGATTTTTGTTAGAGGTGGAAAATATAAAAAGAAAGTTTTTAATTTAGAAGTATGTAAATATCCAGTTACACAATCTATGTGGGAAAATATAATGGGATATAATCCATCAGGATTTAAAGGAGTTAATAAACCAGTAGAAATTGTTAACTGGTGGGAAGTACTAAAATTTTGTAATAAACTAAGTGAAAAATATAATTTAAAACCAGTCTATGATCTAAGTCAAGAAGAAAAAGGAATTTTAAAAATAATTCACTTAGATGGAGAAATAGTTGAAGAAGATAAATCAGATTTTAAAAAGACAGAGGGTTTTAGATTACCAACAGAAGCTGAATGGGAATGGTTTGCAAGGGGAGGGCAAAAAGCTATTGACGAAGGAACATTTGATTACAAATATTCAGGAAGCAACAATATAGATGAAGTAGCTTGGTATTATGAAAATTCAGGTGCTAAGAATAAAGAAGGAAGAACTCAAAATGTAGGCTTGAAAGAAGCTAATCAGTTAGGACTTTATGATTGTAGTGGAAATGTTTGGGAATGGTGCTATGATATGCCAGATGATGAAAGTATAGAAGATGGTATTGTGTATAGAAAATTAAAAGGTGGAGCTTGGATTAGCAATTTAGAATTATGCCAAAATTTTTTTTGTACTACTGAAAATGCAATATTTGAAGATGTTGATATAGGATTTTGTATTGTTAGAACAATTCACTAG